CTTGATCGGCTCCAGCTCGCGGATCACTTCCAGCGCGCGGATCTTTGGCGCGCCGCTGACCGTGCCGGCCGGGAACGTGGCACGCAGCACATCGGCGTAGCTCAGGCCCGGCTGCAGCTGCCCGGTCACTTCGCTGACGATGTGCATGACGTGGCTGTAGCGTTCGATCACGAACTGCTCGCCCACTTCCACCGTGCCGGCCTTGGAGACGCGGCCGGCATCGTTGCGACCCAGGTCGATCAGCATCAGGTGCTCGGCGCGCTCCTTCGGATCGGCCAGCAGTTCGGCTTCCAGCGCGTTGTCTTCCTCCACCGTGGCGCCGCGCGGGCGGGTACCGGCGATCGGGCGCACGGTCACTTCCCCGTCCTGCAGGCGCACCAGGATTTCCGGCGAGGAGCCGACCACCTGCACATCGCCGGTGTCGAGGAAGTACATGTACGGCGACGGATTCAGCGCGCGCAGCGCCCGGTATACATCCACCGGGCGCGCCTTGAACGGCACGCTCAGGCGCTGGCTGAGCACCACCTGGAAGATGTCGCCGGCGCGGATGTATTCCTTGGATTTGTCCACGGCGGCAATGAAGCCTTCGCGGGTGAAGCCGGAAACGAAGTCGTTCTCGTCCAGCACGTCGCGGGTGATCGGCACCGGGTAGCCCGCGCCGGGGGCGCGCAGCTTGGCCACCAGGCCGTCCAGCCGCGTTTGCGCCTCGTCCCACGCACCGGGCTGGCCGGGGTCGGCGTGCACGATCAGGTACAGGCGGCCCTTGAGGTTGTCGAACACCGCCAGTTCTTCGGAGTGCAGCAGCAGGATGTCCGGGGTGCCGAGCTCGTCGCGGCCGCGCGGCGGGGCCAGGCGCGGTTCGATGTAGCCGATGCACTCGAATCCGAACCAGCCCACCAGGCCGCCGGTGAAGCCCGGCAGGCCGGCCAGCTTGGGCACCGAATGGGCGCTGCGCAGCGCCTCCACTTCGGTGAACGGGTCTGCCACCTCACGGGTTTCCACCACCTGGCCAGCTTCGCTGACGGTCAGGGTATGGCCGTGGAAGGCGTACACGCGGCGGGCCGGCAGGCCGATGATGGAATAGCGCCCGAAGCGCTCGCCGCCTTCGACCGATTCGAACAGGTAGGTGTGCGGGCCGTCGGCGAGCTTCAGATAGACCGAAAGCGGCGTGTCCAGGTCGGACAGCACTTCGCGGACGACGGGGATGCGGGTGTGGCCTTCAGCGGCCTGCTGCTGGAACTGCTCGAGCGTGATCAAGACGACTTTCCTTCCGGGAAACGGCGGTGGCGGGACGGACGACGGCAACAGGCCACCATCGCCACCAACGGCGAGCGGAAGAAAGGGTATGCGGGGTCGTCAGAATGGACACCCGGGGACTGTACCGCATTGGCGGCACCGGATGGAACCCGGGCCGTGGCGCGGCCGGATGGACAAAGGCCTCAGGCGGAGGTGGCGGAGGTAGCGCCGACTGTTAGTCGGCTGCCCGGTCAAGCAGCCGACTAACAGTCGGCGCTACCCTCGTTCCAGCCGTTCCAGCGGCCGCCGCCGGTTCCAGCACCCACCCGCCCCGCCTCATCCCATCCGCCGCGCGGCCTGCTGCTCCTGCTCGCGCTGCTGCTCGGCGCCCAGGTCGGCCACCAGCGCCGGGGCAGCGGCCGCACGTTCCTGCTGGCGGTTGACCTCGGCCACCTGCTCGGTGCTCACGCTGAGCGGCTGCTGCCGGCCGGCCACCACGTCCACCTGGGCCAGGTGGCGGTGCACGGAGGTGAGGTCCTGGGTATCGACCGCGAACACGCGGGTGCGGTCCTCGCTGAGCACGACCCGCTCGATGCGTTCCAGACCCTCCTGCGTGGCCTTGGCCGCCAGCGCACCGGCCAGCTGGTCACTCTGCAGGTCGGGCACGCGGTTGTGGGCAGCATCAATGCCGTGCACCCCGACTTGGGCGCCTTGGAACATGTGGTACTGCCTGTGGCCGGGATCATTGATGCCGACCACCAGCGTGGAGGGCTCGGCGGCGACGGCGGCGTGCTTCTCCGCCGGGTGATGGATGCGTTCGTGCTGTTCCAGCAACGCGCGGGCCTGCGCTTCCTGTTTGATGAGCTCGGCGTCCAGGCTGGGAATGACCGTTTCCTTCATCCCGTGGCGCTGCACAGCCTCGCCAAATGCCGGGCCGATGTTTTCGACCAGGCGCTTGGTCTCGATGATGTTGCCGATGTTCTGCGGCGTCAGCGCCGTGGGTACGTAGGTAGCGGCCGCGCCGCGAAGGCCCGCCACTGCCCCGCCAACCGAGGCAAACACCGCCGGCGCCTGCGCCGTGGTGTTCTTGATGTGGTGCGCCGCAAAGTCATAGCCCTGGTCGACATGGGCGCCGGCCGTGGCATACCCATTCTGAAGCTTACCGGCCACCCATTGGCCGTCACGGTCGATGCTCTCGGCGGTGCGCTGGCCGGCGGCGCGGGCCGCATCGGCGTCCTCCCGGGCATCGCGCGTTGCGGCGGTGGCACGCGCCTGGCCCGCGGCGTGTACGGCATCGGCGCGGCTGTCGAGGTCCTTGGAGACGTTGTCGAACCCCAGCTTGCCCGCTCCCCATGAGGCCACCGACAGAATCCCGGACTGCGCGCGAGATTCCACGCGATGCGCCGTGGACTCGATCATGCCGGTCAGTTCGCGGCCCTGGGCGTACACGGTGGTGGTGGCTTTGGCGCTAACCTGCAGCGTGGCCGATCCCATGTCGACTACCTTGCCCACCACCATGCCCTGCACGCGGGCGACCTGCTCGACGGCGTCGCCGGTGCGGTCAAGGACGTGGGCGGCGGTTGCGCCGCCCTTCTCCACCACTTCGCCCACTACCCGGCCGTTGTGCATGCCATGCGCGGCCGAGTGCAGCACCTTGGACAACGGTCCGGCCAGCTCGGCTACCTGGCTGGGGGCATCGGTACGCGCGCGATCCACCAGCCGCTCCCGCGCATCGCGGGTCTTGGGATCGAGCACCAACTCCATGCGCCCCGCCGCGACCGGGATATCGCGAAGGGCCTCGTAGCCCGGTTTGGTGGCCAACTGTTCGACGAATTGCGCGGCTGCGGTCTGCGCACCGGGCGGCAGCATCTCGCGCATCTTCTCGGCCACCTTGGCCTGCATCAGCGGCTCGCGCATCAGCATGCTGGCTTCGTTGGCCAGCAGCCCGTAGGCGTGTCGCTGTTGTTCGTTGAGGCGCCGCATCCCGTTCTGCACATCGTTGAGCACCTCACCGCTGGTCTGGTAGGTGTGTACGGTCTGCTGTGGGTTGAAGGTGGGCAGGCCGTTGTCTTTGGCATAGCGCGCCGGCGTATCCGGGTGCAGACCGGCGGCGTTGAAGGTGGTGGCGCGGGCGCCGGTGACGGCGGAGGCGGCGGAGGCCATGCCGCCGCCGAGGGAGTGGCCGGCGATTTCGAAGCCGCCGCTACTCTCTTCCTTGATTCGCGTGGCGAGCTGCATGGCGCGGTCGTAGTAGTCGCTACGCATGCCGATGCCTTGCTGGCCATTGTTCAAAAAGTCCTCTCCACCGGACTCACGCCGGCCGCTGGGTGCCGAGGGATCAACAATCTCGCCAGTCGAGCCCTTGAACACCACGACTGGTCTCGCATCGCTGCCGAGCACACTCTTGTCAGGAAGGTAGATTTCAGCGCGGAATCCAGACTCTGTCGGGCGAAGTTGACGAAGTATTTCTTCGTCCGACATGTTGATTCCCGCAGCGCGCAGCGCAGCTGGATCGGCGCTCGCGCGCGTCCACCCTGCGGGTGGCTGTCCTTCATTTTTTGCCGATAGGTATACATCAGCGGCCAAGCCTGACATCTCGCGCGCGTGATAGGTTTCCTGGAGACGATCCGCCTCTTTGTTGCTTCCGCTCTCGCGGAGCTGTTGAACAAGAAGGTTCTGTTCCTGGATGGCGCGGGCGCGCGCCTCGGTATCGGGACCACTCATGGCAGGCTCCATTGCACTGTGAAGGCGCGCGATCCCCCCGAGCCGCGCTTCTTATCGAATAGCAGAACACTTTGCTAATGTCACGCCTTCAGGGGCTCAACATCAGGATGATCATGCGCATCAGTCTTCACAACGCGATGACAAAAGCCCTTCTAAGTGCGGCATGGCTCACACTTATTCTCGTCAACGGGTGTGCGGCATCGTCTTCACATGGCGCCGGCGACTATTTCGACGGCAAGGCATTGGAGCTGGCTATCGCGGTTGAGAACGGTGACGCGGCAGCCATTCGCCACTTGGTCAAGGATGAAGGCGTCGATCCCGACAAAACCTTTGCCCGGCGCGACGGCATTCCTCTGATTGCCTGGCCATTGCGTGCACAAAGCCTGGAGGGGCTGCGCGCGTTGCTGGAGAATGGCGCCGACCCCAATGCGCGGATGTTCAAGGAGATTGATGGGCGCAGGCTTGGCTTCAATAACGCGATGGTCTACGCCGCCAAGATGGAGGACCCCCGATTCCTCGAGCTCCTTCTGAAACATGGCGGAGATCCCAACACACGCAACTCCAACAACGAAACGCTGATGTACCAGGCGTTTCTTAGCGGAAACCAGTGGAAGAACGTGCAGCTACTGGTCGAGAATGGCGCTGACGTAAACCAGGCCAATCTTGGATCCGCAGATACCATCTTGAGCCTGTACACCGGACGGGGGGGCTTCAACTCCGCCTACTGGCTTCTGGAGCACGGCGCAGACCCAACCATAAAGACCAAGATTCTGACCGGCTCCGGAGAAGCGCCGCCTATGCGAATGGTCGACGCAATCTATTGGGAAATCACCACGCCAGATCTTCTGCCGTGGCAGAAGAAATGTCAGCAATGGCTGATCGCGCGCAACATCCCGCGTCCGCCGATGCCTGAGCACATTCGCAAGAAGCGGGAGGCGTTTGGCTTCCCGACCAGGGAAGAGGATATTCCGCTGCTCTGAGCAGCCCGGAAGGGGCCGGCTCTACCGCGAGCGGTGCGGCAACAGCCTACTGCAGGAGCGCGCTGTCGAGCGGGAGGTGCATGCGCACGCGTGCTGCCACGCAATCGATGCGGAAGCGGCGCGCGCGAACCGGTTCGCCGTCCAGGTTGAGGGTCATCGGTTCGTCGGCGTCTATTTCCACCCACGGCGCGCGGGTGCGCTCGGCCACCTGCTCCAGCGCACCCTGCTTGCCGCCACGGATCAATGCGCCCAGCGTCGAGGCGACTTCGCCACTCAGCTCCGGGATCACGGTGAGATCGAGCAGGCCGTCATTGACCAGCGCTTCGGGGCACAGCACCTGGCCACCGCCGGCCTGGCGGCCGTTGCCGATGCCGAGCGCAATGAAGCCCCCTTCCCAGTTGAAGTCCGGGGTGCGCAGCCGGGCCTGGATGGGTTCGATCCGGCCCAGCCGGGAGATGCCCGTCACCAGGTAGGCCAGCCCGCCGAGCACCTTCTTCAGGCCCTCGTCGGTCTCCACCGTAACTTCGGTGCCAAATCCGCCGCTGGCCACGTTGGCGCACCACCACAGGTCACCGTCGGCGTCGATGCGCAGCAGGTCCAGCGGGCACGCCGGCTGGGCCAGGATCATCTGCAGCGCCTGGATCGGCTCCTCGGGAATGCCGGCGGCGGTCGCGAAATCATTGGCGGTACCCAGCGGGACCAGGCCCAGGGTCGGCAGCGCCTCCGCCGCCTCGTCGCGGTGGGCCAGGGTTTCGGCCACTTCGCTCAGGGTGCCGTCGCCACCGGCGGCGATGATGGTATCCACGCCGTGCTCGATGGCTTCGGCCACGTAACGCTCGGCGTCGCCGTCTTCCCAGGTGACCCGGGCCTCGATCGTCACCCCCTGCTCGCGAAGCGCATGCACCGCCTCGCGCAGCTCGACGTTGCCCGTGGACTTGCCATTGAGGATCAGACGCCAGCGAGGACCACGCATACCGCACTTCCATGGGAGGGGGAGGCGCAGGCTATCAGCCCGGTGGCTCAGGGGCAGTGAACGTCATCAAACGGTCACTGATCGCCCGGAGAATGGAAGTCCATAACAGGGACGATGGATGGAGGCAGGATCAGCCTCCCGCTATTCCCAGGGCCGCATTCGCAAGAGTGCGGTCTTTTTTTTGGGGCCGGGGGCAGACCGAGCGCATCCCATCTATATGCTCGACCAAGCCTTGCGGAATGGCGGACCACATGGGGTCCAGTACGAAGTCGACGCCTTCGCGCCTCGCCAACTTCGCCGCGGGTACGAAATCAGCGTCACCGGCCATCAGAACGATCTGCCGAACCTGTCGCTTCAGGGCGAGGGAAGAGATGTCGATGCCTATTCGCATGTCGACCCCCTTCTGCCTTATCACTGGATGGACATCTTCAGCCGCAAGATCGGCGAAACGACGACGCCCCTTCAGCAGATCATCAAGTACGCCCGGACTGGCAGACCACGTATTGAAGTCGGTCAAGTGGCCCAGTCGCAGAGCAACCTTGCGCATCTGACGCAATTTCTCGTGCAGCCCCCGTCTAAAAAGCGCTTCTGGCGAACGAGAGAAATCAACGCACTCGCCTGATATCGGATTGTGCATCCGCTTAAGAAGCGGAGGGCAGTCGTAGAAGAAGATCCGATACAGATCCCTTGCTTCGCCCGTGGGTGAGCGAAGGTGCGCCAGTGCCCATCTATGCGCCTGATCTGCCGCCCTGGACGCGTTGTATGCGTTTTCGGGCTCGATCCGCCGGAACCGCTTGATGAAGTAGCCGCCGTCGATGAGGACTGCAGTGGGCATGCCTTTGCCTCCGCGGAACGTGATCAAAAAAAAAGCCCCCGTTTCGGCCGTCCCGCGATCAGTAGGGGGGCGTACTTGGAGGGCTGGATGGATCGATTCTGTTACGGGAACATCTGCGTGACAAGGCATCTGTACCTATCGGCTACAGCTCAGACATTGATAGCCCCGATAATGGCCTGCGCCGCATATGCATTCAATCTCCGCAGGCAAACGCCTTCAGGGCTTCGCCTTCGAGCCGGTACACCGTCCACTCGCTCTGCGGCTTGGCGCCGGCGGCTTCATAGAACTTGATGGCCGGCTCATTCCAGTCGAGCACCGACCATTCAAAGCGGCCGCAGCCTTCGGCCACGGCGATGCGGGCGATGTGCTTGAGCAGCGCCTTGCCGGCGCCACTGCCGCGCTGCGCGGGGCTCACGTAGAGGTCTTCGAGGTAAATGCCGTTGCGGCCCAGCCAGGTGGAGTAGTTGTAGAAATACACCGCGTAGCCGATCGCTTGGCCACCGGCTTCGCAGATCAGCGCGCGCGCCTTGGCGCCCTCGCCGAACAGGCTGGCGACGATGCCGGCCTCGTCGGTCTGCACCGACGATTCGGCCTTTTCGTAGATCGCCAGCTCGCGGATGAAGCGCAGGATCAGCGCGGCATCGGCAGCGGTGGCCTCGCGGATCTGCAGCGCCGGCGCCCCCATGTTCAGCCCCGCGCCTTGGCTACGTTATGACGCATCTGGTCAATCACGTCCTTGTAGCTGATCGGTGCGTTGAAGATCGCCGAGCCGGCCACGAAGGCGTCGGCGCCGGCCGCGGCAATCGCGCCGATGTTGTCGGCCTTCACCCCGCCGTCGATCTCCAGGCGCACGTCGCGACCGCTGGCATCGATCTTCTGGCGGACCACGCGCAGCTTGTCCAGCGCAGAGGGAATGAAGGCCTGGCCGCCGAAACCGGGGTTGACCGACATCAGCAGCACGAGGTCCAGGTCATCCAGCACCCAGTCCAGGATGTCCACCGGGGTGCCCGGGTTGAGCACCAGGCCCGGCTTGCAGCCCAGCGAGCGGATCAGCTGGATGGTGCGGTGCACGTGGCGGCTGGCCTCGGGGTGGAAGCTGATGTAGGTCGCGCCGGCCTCGGCGAAGTCCGGAATGATGCGGTCCACCGGTTCCACCATCAGGTGCACGTCGATCGGGGCGGTCACGCCATGCTTGCGCAGCGCCTGGCAGACCATCGGGCCGATGGTCAGGTTCGGCACGTAATGGTTGTCCATCACGTCGAAATGCACCCAGTCGGCACCGGCGGCAAGCACGTTGTCCACTTCCTCGCCGAGGCGGGCGAAGTTGGCGGACAGGATGGAGGGGGCAATGATGCAGTTGGACATGGCCGGGGCCTTCAGGACGTGGAGAGGGGGCCGCGCGCGCTCAGCGCCTGCGCAGGGTCTTGATGCGGTCGTAGGCGGCATTGAGCTGGCGCGACTTGCGCTCGGCCTGCTGGCGCAGCTCGGGGGCGGCGCCGACGACCTTGTCGGGGTGGTACTGGGACATCAGCCGCCGGTAGGCCAGGTCGATCTCGGCATCGGTGGCCTCGGAGGTCAGCCCCAGCTCCCGGTACGGGTTCTCCCTGTTCAGCCGGAACCAGTCGGCATCGAAGGCATGGCCGATCAGCAGGCCGACCACGGCACCAAACAGCGGATTGGGCCTGAAAAGCAGGGCGCCGGCGATGAATCCAAGCAGTTTTCCGTACCAGCGCATGGTCGTCGGGGCGGCCGGGGCAACAAAGGAGCCTCATTTTACGTCACAGCGGCCCCAACCCGCTTTACACTAGGCCGCCCGCTGTCCCTGCGGGCCCTCCGGGTGCCCTGGACAGCCGTCTCGACGAAGCCCCAGGAGTGCCCGTGCCGACCACGTTGTTGCAATCCGATCTCCCCGGCCTGCCCTTGCGCCATCGCGGCAAGGTGCGTGATGTTTTCGACATTCCGCGCGAACGGCTGCCCGCCGGCACGCCGCCGGGGGACTACCTGCTGATGGTCGCGACCGACCGTCTGTCGGCCTTCGACGTGGTGCTTCCCGATCCGATTCCCGGCAAGGGCGAAATGCTCTGCCAGGTCTCCAACTTCTGGTTCGCCAAGACCGCGCACCTGATGCCCAACCACCTCACCGGCATTGACGTGGCCAGCGTGCTGCCCGACGGCGTGGACCCGGCGCTGTACGCCAAGCGCGCGGTCGTGACCCGCAAGCTCAAGCCGGTACCGGTGGAAGCCATCGCCCGCGGCTATCTCATCGGCAGCGGCTGGAAGGACTACCAGCGCACCGGCAAGGTCAGCGGCATTGAACTGCCCGATGGCCTGCGCCAGGCCGAGCAGCTGCCCGAGCCGATCTTCACCCCCTCGACCAAGGCCGCCGTGGGCGACCATGACGAGAACATCGATTTCGATGCGATGGTCAAGGCGGTCGGCGCGGACCTGGCCGAGCGCGTGCGCGATGCCACCCTGCGCATCTACAAGTTCGCCGCCGATTACGCCCGCGAGCACGGCATCATCCTGGCCGACACCAAGTTCGAGTTCGGTACCGATGCCGATGGCCGCCTGTACATCATGGACGAGATGCTGACGCCGGATTCCTCGCGCTACTGGCCGGCCGACGAGTACGAAGTGGGCACCAGCCCGCCGAGCTACGACAAGCAGTTCGTCCGCGATTACCTGGAGACGCTGGACTGGGGCAAGACCGCCCCGGGCCCGAACATCCCGGCGGACATCATCGAGCGCACCCGCGCCAAGTACGCCGAGGCGCTGCAGCGCCTGGCCGGTATCTCGGTGGATTGATGCCGCCGGTAGAGTC
This is a stretch of genomic DNA from Stenotrophomonas rhizophila. It encodes these proteins:
- a CDS encoding J domain-containing protein, whose protein sequence is MRWYGKLLGFIAGALLFRPNPLFGAVVGLLIGHAFDADWFRLNRENPYRELGLTSEATDAEIDLAYRRLMSQYHPDKVVGAAPELRQQAERKSRQLNAAYDRIKTLRRR
- a CDS encoding NYN domain-containing protein; the encoded protein is MPTAVLIDGGYFIKRFRRIEPENAYNASRAADQAHRWALAHLRSPTGEARDLYRIFFYDCPPLLKRMHNPISGECVDFSRSPEALFRRGLHEKLRQMRKVALRLGHLTDFNTWSASPGVLDDLLKGRRRFADLAAEDVHPVIRQKGVDMRIGIDISSLALKRQVRQIVLMAGDADFVPAAKLARREGVDFVLDPMWSAIPQGLVEHIDGMRSVCPRPQKKDRTLANAALGIAGG
- a CDS encoding GNAT family N-acetyltransferase; translated protein: MGAPALQIREATAADAALILRFIRELAIYEKAESSVQTDEAGIVASLFGEGAKARALICEAGGQAIGYAVYFYNYSTWLGRNGIYLEDLYVSPAQRGSGAGKALLKHIARIAVAEGCGRFEWSVLDWNEPAIKFYEAAGAKPQSEWTVYRLEGEALKAFACGD
- the rpe gene encoding ribulose-phosphate 3-epimerase; translation: MSNCIIAPSILSANFARLGEEVDNVLAAGADWVHFDVMDNHYVPNLTIGPMVCQALRKHGVTAPIDVHLMVEPVDRIIPDFAEAGATYISFHPEASRHVHRTIQLIRSLGCKPGLVLNPGTPVDILDWVLDDLDLVLLMSVNPGFGGQAFIPSALDKLRVVRQKIDASGRDVRLEIDGGVKADNIGAIAAAGADAFVAGSAIFNAPISYKDVIDQMRHNVAKARG
- a CDS encoding XVIPCD domain-containing protein yields the protein MSGPDTEARARAIQEQNLLVQQLRESGSNKEADRLQETYHAREMSGLAADVYLSAKNEGQPPAGWTRASADPAALRAAGINMSDEEILRQLRPTESGFRAEIYLPDKSVLGSDARPVVVFKGSTGEIVDPSAPSGRRESGGEDFLNNGQQGIGMRSDYYDRAMQLATRIKEESSGGFEIAGHSLGGGMASAASAVTGARATTFNAAGLHPDTPARYAKDNGLPTFNPQQTVHTYQTSGEVLNDVQNGMRRLNEQQRHAYGLLANEASMLMREPLMQAKVAEKMREMLPPGAQTAAAQFVEQLATKPGYEALRDIPVAAGRMELVLDPKTRDARERLVDRARTDAPSQVAELAGPLSKVLHSAAHGMHNGRVVGEVVEKGGATAAHVLDRTGDAVEQVARVQGMVVGKVVDMGSATLQVSAKATTTVYAQGRELTGMIESTAHRVESRAQSGILSVASWGAGKLGFDNVSKDLDSRADAVHAAGQARATAATRDAREDADAARAAGQRTAESIDRDGQWVAGKLQNGYATAGAHVDQGYDFAAHHIKNTTAQAPAVFASVGGAVAGLRGAAATYVPTALTPQNIGNIIETKRLVENIGPAFGEAVQRHGMKETVIPSLDAELIKQEAQARALLEQHERIHHPAEKHAAVAAEPSTLVVGINDPGHRQYHMFQGAQVGVHGIDAAHNRVPDLQSDQLAGALAAKATQEGLERIERVVLSEDRTRVFAVDTQDLTSVHRHLAQVDVVAGRQQPLSVSTEQVAEVNRQQERAAAAPALVADLGAEQQREQEQQAARRMG
- the yegS gene encoding lipid kinase YegS, with protein sequence MRGPRWRLILNGKSTGNVELREAVHALREQGVTIEARVTWEDGDAERYVAEAIEHGVDTIIAAGGDGTLSEVAETLAHRDEAAEALPTLGLVPLGTANDFATAAGIPEEPIQALQMILAQPACPLDLLRIDADGDLWWCANVASGGFGTEVTVETDEGLKKVLGGLAYLVTGISRLGRIEPIQARLRTPDFNWEGGFIALGIGNGRQAGGGQVLCPEALVNDGLLDLTVIPELSGEVASTLGALIRGGKQGALEQVAERTRAPWVEIDADEPMTLNLDGEPVRARRFRIDCVAARVRMHLPLDSALLQ
- a CDS encoding ankyrin repeat domain-containing protein, giving the protein MRISLHNAMTKALLSAAWLTLILVNGCAASSSHGAGDYFDGKALELAIAVENGDAAAIRHLVKDEGVDPDKTFARRDGIPLIAWPLRAQSLEGLRALLENGADPNARMFKEIDGRRLGFNNAMVYAAKMEDPRFLELLLKHGGDPNTRNSNNETLMYQAFLSGNQWKNVQLLVENGADVNQANLGSADTILSLYTGRGGFNSAYWLLEHGADPTIKTKILTGSGEAPPMRMVDAIYWEITTPDLLPWQKKCQQWLIARNIPRPPMPEHIRKKREAFGFPTREEDIPLL
- the trpE gene encoding anthranilate synthase component I: MITLEQFQQQAAEGHTRIPVVREVLSDLDTPLSVYLKLADGPHTYLFESVEGGERFGRYSIIGLPARRVYAFHGHTLTVSEAGQVVETREVADPFTEVEALRSAHSVPKLAGLPGFTGGLVGWFGFECIGYIEPRLAPPRGRDELGTPDILLLHSEELAVFDNLKGRLYLIVHADPGQPGAWDEAQTRLDGLVAKLRAPGAGYPVPITRDVLDENDFVSGFTREGFIAAVDKSKEYIRAGDIFQVVLSQRLSVPFKARPVDVYRALRALNPSPYMYFLDTGDVQVVGSSPEILVRLQDGEVTVRPIAGTRPRGATVEEDNALEAELLADPKERAEHLMLIDLGRNDAGRVSKAGTVEVGEQFVIERYSHVMHIVSEVTGQLQPGLSYADVLRATFPAGTVSGAPKIRALEVIRELEPIKRNVYAGSIGYIGWHGDADTAIAIRTAVIKDGRLHVQAGAGIVYDSDPGKEWDETMNKGRALFRAVAQAAKGL
- a CDS encoding phosphoribosylaminoimidazolesuccinocarboxamide synthase, whose protein sequence is MPTTLLQSDLPGLPLRHRGKVRDVFDIPRERLPAGTPPGDYLLMVATDRLSAFDVVLPDPIPGKGEMLCQVSNFWFAKTAHLMPNHLTGIDVASVLPDGVDPALYAKRAVVTRKLKPVPVEAIARGYLIGSGWKDYQRTGKVSGIELPDGLRQAEQLPEPIFTPSTKAAVGDHDENIDFDAMVKAVGADLAERVRDATLRIYKFAADYAREHGIILADTKFEFGTDADGRLYIMDEMLTPDSSRYWPADEYEVGTSPPSYDKQFVRDYLETLDWGKTAPGPNIPADIIERTRAKYAEALQRLAGISVD